A window from Aeromonas rivipollensis encodes these proteins:
- the recJ gene encoding single-stranded-DNA-specific exonuclease RecJ → MPLQIRRRSRVDDSHLPATLHPLLRQIFASRGVEDPALLERSASQLLPPQRLFGMEQAVPLLADALMTQQRILIVGDFDCDGATSSALCVLALRAMGGHHVDFLVPNRFEFGYGLTPEIVELAVARGAEFLITVDNGISSIAGVAAAKAAGMRVLVTDHHLPGQELPDADAIVNPNQRGCDFPSKSLAGVGVAFYLMAALNTHLRQSGWYERQGIRAPNVADYLDLVALGTVADVVALDGNNRILVHQGLQRIRAGRCRPGIQALVDVSGRDGRRLCAADLGFALGPRLNAVGRLDDMSLGVACLLCDDINLARQLAAEMDSLNQERKEIEQGMQQEALATLEQIRFRDGEVPSGIVLHRDEWHQGVVGLVASKIKEKYYRPVIAFAESSETELKGSGRSIPGVHLRDALELLDTRHPGLMGKFGGHAMAAGLTLPKANIEAFGRAFEAVIAELVTPELLTGVLLTDGELLPDELCLELAELIRASGPWGQAFPEPLFDGEFVLVQQRLVGEKHLKLMLTTDSGHAVDAIAFGVDLKRWPDASVKRVRLVYRLDVNEWRGSRSVQLLVEHLEAAGL, encoded by the coding sequence ATGCCCCTGCAAATCCGTCGTCGTTCGCGAGTTGATGATTCCCATCTGCCCGCCACCCTGCATCCCCTGCTACGTCAAATCTTCGCCAGCCGCGGGGTAGAAGACCCCGCCCTGCTGGAGCGCAGCGCCAGCCAGCTGCTGCCGCCCCAGCGCCTGTTCGGCATGGAGCAGGCGGTGCCCCTGCTGGCGGATGCCCTGATGACGCAGCAGCGCATCCTCATCGTTGGCGACTTCGACTGCGACGGCGCCACCAGCTCGGCCCTGTGCGTGCTGGCCCTGCGGGCCATGGGGGGCCATCATGTCGATTTTCTGGTGCCCAACCGCTTCGAGTTCGGCTACGGCCTCACCCCCGAAATCGTCGAGCTGGCGGTGGCTCGGGGCGCCGAGTTTCTCATCACGGTGGATAACGGCATCTCCAGCATTGCCGGGGTGGCGGCGGCCAAGGCGGCCGGGATGCGGGTACTGGTTACCGATCACCACTTGCCGGGCCAGGAACTGCCTGATGCCGATGCGATAGTGAACCCCAACCAGCGTGGCTGCGACTTCCCCTCCAAGTCCCTGGCCGGGGTCGGGGTGGCCTTCTATCTGATGGCGGCCCTCAACACCCACCTGCGCCAGAGCGGCTGGTATGAGCGTCAGGGCATTCGCGCCCCCAATGTGGCGGACTATCTCGATCTGGTGGCCCTCGGCACCGTCGCCGACGTGGTGGCGCTGGATGGCAACAACCGCATCCTGGTCCATCAGGGGCTGCAGCGGATCCGGGCCGGTCGCTGCCGCCCCGGCATCCAGGCGCTGGTGGACGTGTCGGGCCGGGATGGCCGCCGCCTGTGCGCCGCCGATCTTGGCTTTGCCCTGGGGCCCCGCCTCAATGCGGTGGGCCGTCTCGATGACATGTCCCTCGGGGTCGCCTGCCTGCTCTGCGACGACATCAACCTGGCGCGCCAGCTGGCGGCGGAGATGGACAGCCTCAACCAGGAGCGCAAGGAGATAGAGCAGGGGATGCAGCAGGAGGCCCTCGCCACCCTGGAGCAGATCCGCTTTCGCGATGGCGAGGTGCCCTCCGGCATAGTGCTGCACAGGGACGAGTGGCATCAGGGGGTGGTGGGGCTGGTGGCCTCCAAGATCAAGGAGAAGTACTACAGACCGGTGATTGCCTTTGCCGAGAGCAGCGAGACCGAGCTCAAGGGCTCGGGTCGCTCCATCCCCGGGGTGCACCTGCGCGATGCACTCGAATTGCTCGATACCCGCCATCCCGGCCTGATGGGCAAGTTTGGCGGCCACGCCATGGCGGCGGGGCTGACCCTGCCCAAGGCCAATATAGAGGCGTTCGGCCGGGCGTTTGAGGCCGTCATCGCCGAGCTGGTGACCCCGGAACTGCTGACCGGGGTGCTGCTTACCGACGGTGAGCTGTTGCCGGACGAGCTCTGCCTGGAGCTGGCGGAGCTCATCCGTGCCTCCGGCCCCTGGGGTCAGGCCTTCCCCGAGCCGCTGTTTGACGGCGAGTTCGTGCTGGTGCAGCAGCGGCTGGTGGGGGAGAAGCACCTCAAGCTGATGCTGACCACGGATTCCGGTCATGCGGTGGATGCTATCGCCTTCGGGGTGGATCTCAAGCGCTGGCCCGACGCCTCGGTGAAACGGGTGCGGCTGGTCTACCGGCTCGACGTCAACGAGTGGCGCGGCAGCCGCAGTGTGCAGCTGCTGGTGGAGCATCTGGAGGCCGCCGGTCTCTAG
- a CDS encoding disulfide isomerase DsbC N-terminal domain-containing protein, which translates to MRYLLLEMMLLCAFTANAGMDPQQLKQTMAQRLGVQVFLVDETPLPGLFLLGTAQGLIYSDARGDYVLQGSMLDLGHGMKNLTMLDQQRQRRLALAQIGEQRMQLKAPHERHRITLFTDLTCRSCRTSLDELPILQAQGVSVQLLPALSTFADLAGAQATWCAPGQLGELSLSDRLPEAGCNEILAHHIGLSQWLGIKALPSWVLPNGDLVRGYQRPEQLLKLLDHIDAPANPSSFAS; encoded by the coding sequence GTGCGCTATTTACTACTGGAAATGATGCTGTTGTGCGCCTTTACCGCCAACGCGGGGATGGATCCTCAACAATTGAAACAGACCATGGCGCAGCGCCTCGGCGTGCAGGTCTTCCTGGTCGATGAGACGCCGCTACCTGGCCTTTTCCTGCTGGGCACGGCCCAGGGGCTGATCTACAGCGATGCCAGGGGCGACTATGTGCTGCAGGGCTCCATGCTGGATCTGGGTCACGGCATGAAGAATCTCACCATGCTTGATCAGCAACGGCAGCGCCGGCTGGCGCTGGCCCAGATCGGCGAGCAGCGGATGCAGCTCAAGGCCCCGCACGAGCGTCACCGCATCACACTCTTTACCGATCTGACCTGCCGCAGCTGCCGTACCTCGCTCGATGAGCTGCCCATACTGCAGGCGCAGGGGGTGAGCGTGCAGCTCTTGCCAGCACTGAGTACCTTCGCCGATCTGGCCGGGGCGCAGGCGACCTGGTGTGCCCCCGGGCAGCTCGGCGAACTCAGTCTCAGTGATCGTTTGCCTGAGGCCGGATGTAATGAGATCCTTGCCCATCATATCGGCCTGAGCCAATGGCTCGGGATCAAGGCGCTGCCGAGCTGGGTCCTGCCAAACGGGGATCTGGTGCGCGGTTACCAGCGCCCTGAACAACTGCTCAAGCTACTGGATCATATCGATGCCCCTGCAAATCCGTCGTCGTTCGCGAGTTGA
- the mscL gene encoding large-conductance mechanosensitive channel protein MscL: MSLIKEFKAFAARGNVIDMAVGIIIGAAFGKIVSSFVGDVIMPPIGLILGGVDFSDLAVTLKAAEGDIPAVVIAYGKFIQTVIDFLIIAFAIFMGLKAVNTLQKKQAEEAPAPAGPTKDQELLTEIRDLLKSQQGK; the protein is encoded by the coding sequence ATGAGTCTGATTAAAGAGTTCAAGGCCTTTGCCGCCAGAGGCAACGTCATCGACATGGCGGTCGGTATCATCATAGGTGCCGCCTTCGGCAAGATAGTCTCCTCCTTCGTGGGTGACGTCATCATGCCGCCCATCGGCCTCATCCTGGGGGGGGTGGACTTCAGCGATCTGGCCGTGACCCTGAAGGCCGCCGAAGGTGACATCCCTGCCGTGGTCATCGCCTACGGCAAATTCATCCAGACCGTCATCGATTTTCTGATCATCGCCTTTGCCATCTTCATGGGGCTCAAGGCCGTCAACACCCTGCAGAAGAAGCAGGCAGAGGAAGCCCCTGCCCCGGCCGGCCCCACCAAGGATCAGGAGCTGCTGACCGAGATCCGCGATTTGCTGAAATCCCAGCAGGGGAAATAA
- the xerD gene encoding site-specific tyrosine recombinase XerD encodes MTKPAPAVHNHPLIEPFLDALWLERGLSDNTVSSYRTDLEKFALWLDGQGGSLLLAGMDDIQHYLAWRVDQQFAASSTARFLSALRRFYQYLNREKLRSDDPTVLLEGPKLPKKLPSDLSEGEVDALLTAPLVDDPLELRDKAMLELLYATGLRVSELVGLTAEHVSLRQGLVRVVGKGNKERLVPMGEEAVHWLERYYREARTLLLGGTSSDVVFPSKQARMMTRQTFWHRIKLYAQRAGIRGELSPHTLRHAFATHLLNHGADLRVVQMLLGHADLSTTQIYTHVANERLKALHGEHHPRA; translated from the coding sequence ATGACCAAGCCTGCCCCTGCCGTGCACAACCATCCCCTGATCGAGCCCTTCCTGGATGCCCTCTGGCTGGAGCGGGGGCTGTCCGACAATACGGTCAGCTCCTATCGCACGGATCTGGAAAAGTTTGCCCTCTGGCTCGACGGCCAGGGCGGCTCCCTGCTGCTGGCGGGGATGGACGACATCCAGCACTACCTCGCCTGGCGGGTGGACCAGCAGTTCGCGGCCAGCAGCACGGCCCGCTTCCTCTCGGCCCTGCGCCGCTTCTATCAGTACCTCAATCGGGAAAAATTGCGCAGCGACGACCCGACAGTGCTGCTGGAGGGGCCCAAGTTGCCCAAGAAGCTCCCCTCCGATTTGAGCGAGGGCGAGGTGGATGCGCTGCTCACGGCGCCCCTGGTGGACGACCCGCTGGAGCTGCGGGACAAGGCGATGCTCGAGCTGCTCTATGCCACCGGGCTGCGGGTCTCCGAGCTGGTGGGGCTCACCGCCGAGCATGTCAGCCTGCGTCAGGGGCTGGTGCGGGTGGTGGGCAAGGGCAACAAGGAGCGGCTGGTGCCCATGGGGGAGGAGGCCGTCCACTGGCTGGAGCGCTACTACCGAGAGGCTCGTACCCTGCTGCTGGGGGGCACCAGCTCGGACGTGGTCTTCCCCTCCAAGCAGGCCAGGATGATGACCCGTCAGACCTTCTGGCATCGCATCAAGCTCTATGCCCAGCGGGCGGGGATCAGGGGGGAACTCTCCCCCCACACCCTGCGCCACGCCTTCGCCACCCACCTGCTCAACCACGGCGCCGATCTGCGGGTGGTGCAGATGCTGCTGGGGCACGCGGATCTCTCCACCACCCAGATCTACACCCATGTGGCGAACGAGCGGCTCAAGGCGCTCCATGGGGAGCACCATCCACGGGCCTGA
- the fldB gene encoding flavodoxin FldB yields the protein MKIGLFYGSTTCYTEMAAEKIRALIGPELVDLHNIKDVPLARMQEYDILILGISTWDFGELQEDWESRWEDIKDVPLEGRIIALFGMGDQLGYGEWYQDALGLLHDQLVPKGVRLVGYWPNEGYEFDASKALIDDGRHFVGLALDDANQYDQTESRIEQWVDQILNEIHELL from the coding sequence ATGAAGATAGGTTTGTTTTACGGCTCAACCACCTGCTACACCGAGATGGCCGCCGAGAAGATCCGCGCCCTCATTGGCCCCGAGCTGGTTGATCTCCACAACATCAAGGACGTGCCCCTGGCCCGCATGCAGGAGTACGACATCCTGATCCTCGGCATCTCCACCTGGGACTTCGGCGAGCTGCAGGAAGATTGGGAATCCCGCTGGGAAGACATCAAGGATGTGCCTCTGGAAGGACGCATCATCGCCCTGTTCGGCATGGGCGATCAGCTGGGGTACGGCGAGTGGTATCAGGATGCCCTTGGCCTGTTGCACGATCAGCTGGTGCCCAAGGGGGTCAGGCTGGTGGGTTACTGGCCCAACGAGGGGTACGAGTTCGATGCCTCCAAGGCGCTGATCGACGATGGCCGCCACTTCGTCGGCCTGGCCCTCGATGACGCCAATCAGTACGACCAGACCGAATCCCGCATCGAGCAGTGGGTCGATCAAATCCTGAATGAGATCCACGAGCTGCTGTGA
- a CDS encoding TldD/PmbA family protein: MTSFSLLAPTIARDVLDHALRLGADFAELFVERKRRSQLSLLSSQIENISGGLDFGIGVRLCYGHKVLYGYTNLASRDELLRIVSLLAAKDRRDPVVTATAFDFTPITDRNPVALPLSVDKQLEQKIAYLHAMDAVARAESGKVSQFSGNVLGWEQEVEIFNSEGLQVSDRRHYNRIMAQTIAVEGGEQSVGYEAPGALMGWEHADRIDPRELALTATRQALVKLGAAPCPSGTLPVIMESGFGGVIFHEACGHLLETTSVAKKASVFHDKMGQLIANPAVSAVDEGLQGNAWGSINVDDEGMATQHTQLIKDGVLTGFLVDRMGAIKTGHARTGSGRRESYKFAPTSRMRNTYIEPGSHSLDEMLATVEHGIYAKKMGGGSVQPGTGEFNFNVQEAYLIEHGKITRPLKSATLIGTGPQVLKEISMVGRNLALAAGMCGSVSGSVPTSVGQPALKVDNILVGGNA; this comes from the coding sequence ATGACCTCATTCTCCCTGTTGGCCCCCACCATCGCCCGCGACGTGCTCGATCACGCCCTGCGGCTGGGTGCCGACTTCGCCGAGCTGTTTGTGGAGCGCAAGCGCCGCAGCCAGCTCAGCCTGCTCTCCAGCCAGATAGAGAACATCAGCGGCGGCCTCGATTTTGGCATAGGCGTGCGCCTGTGCTACGGCCACAAGGTGCTCTACGGCTACACCAACCTGGCCAGCCGCGACGAGCTGCTGCGCATCGTCAGCCTGCTGGCGGCCAAGGACAGGCGTGACCCCGTGGTCACCGCCACCGCCTTCGATTTCACCCCCATCACAGACCGCAACCCGGTGGCCCTGCCGCTCTCGGTCGACAAGCAGCTGGAGCAGAAGATCGCCTATCTGCATGCCATGGATGCGGTGGCCCGCGCCGAGAGCGGCAAGGTGAGCCAGTTCTCCGGCAACGTGCTGGGCTGGGAGCAGGAGGTGGAGATCTTCAACAGCGAAGGGCTGCAGGTGAGCGATCGCCGCCACTACAACCGCATCATGGCCCAGACCATAGCGGTGGAAGGGGGCGAGCAGAGCGTGGGCTACGAGGCCCCCGGTGCCCTGATGGGCTGGGAGCATGCCGACCGCATAGATCCGCGGGAGCTGGCCCTCACCGCCACCCGTCAGGCGCTGGTGAAACTGGGGGCAGCCCCCTGCCCGAGTGGCACCTTGCCGGTCATCATGGAGAGCGGCTTTGGCGGCGTCATCTTCCACGAAGCCTGCGGCCACCTGCTGGAGACCACCTCGGTGGCCAAGAAGGCCTCGGTATTCCACGACAAGATGGGCCAGCTCATCGCCAATCCGGCGGTCAGCGCCGTGGATGAAGGGCTGCAGGGCAACGCCTGGGGCTCCATCAACGTCGATGACGAAGGGATGGCGACCCAGCACACCCAGCTCATCAAGGACGGCGTGCTGACCGGCTTCCTGGTAGACAGAATGGGCGCCATCAAGACCGGCCATGCCCGCACCGGCTCAGGAAGGCGCGAGTCCTACAAGTTCGCCCCCACCTCCCGCATGCGCAACACCTACATAGAGCCGGGCAGCCACAGCTTGGACGAGATGCTGGCCACCGTCGAGCACGGCATCTACGCCAAGAAGATGGGAGGCGGCTCGGTGCAGCCGGGCACAGGCGAATTCAACTTCAACGTGCAGGAGGCCTACCTCATCGAGCACGGCAAGATAACCCGGCCCCTCAAATCGGCGACCCTGATCGGTACAGGCCCGCAAGTGCTCAAAGAGATCTCCATGGTGGGGCGCAATCTGGCCCTGGCCGCCGGCATGTGCGGCTCCGTCTCTGGCTCGGTGCCCACCTCTGTCGGCCAACCCGCCTTGAAAGTTGACAATATCCTGGTAGGAGGGAACGCCTGA
- a CDS encoding TldD/PmbA family protein, which yields MSALDMNSLLTRLLEKVADLGAEADVIANQDKAFSLKADKGELGEYKVTSSQQLGIRLIKAGRVGIAYSESLDELALDAMLQDALDASRFAKVDADQRISVAGSRISTDCAEINQPDTTAVEEKIALALRLESDILALPGVTGAPYNGFFEGESRLWLANSRGSLCQHSEFSVGCYTSALVERDGRQSMHSQGQYGRRFDELDPAPLIAQIHGVADGLLPGEAVPSGRYSVLFSTNCFANLFGCFQGALSGKWAQQGINPWRDKVGQSVASRWLTLESRAYMPGGMHIKAFDGEGAATSDLLLIGEGELKTLLHNSATARHFGVASNGSAARSARSALDVTTRHLVFGTGPHSEGEVQSGDYLELVKLDGLHSGADAVSGDFSFGASGFLCRDGVRLQPVRGITVAGNFYRQLGELEAVGNVLHHNDGKGFYAPLIRFGGLNVAGK from the coding sequence ATGAGCGCACTCGACATGAACAGCCTGCTCACCCGCCTGCTGGAGAAGGTCGCAGACCTTGGCGCCGAGGCGGACGTCATCGCCAATCAGGACAAAGCCTTCTCCCTCAAGGCCGACAAGGGGGAACTCGGCGAATACAAGGTCACCAGCAGCCAGCAGCTCGGCATTCGCCTGATCAAAGCGGGTCGGGTTGGCATCGCCTATTCGGAATCCCTCGATGAGCTGGCGCTGGATGCCATGCTGCAGGATGCGCTCGATGCCAGCCGCTTCGCCAAGGTGGATGCGGATCAGCGCATCTCGGTGGCGGGCAGCAGGATCAGCACCGACTGCGCCGAGATAAACCAGCCCGACACCACGGCGGTGGAGGAGAAGATAGCCCTGGCCCTGCGCCTCGAATCGGACATACTGGCCCTGCCAGGCGTGACCGGCGCCCCCTACAACGGTTTCTTCGAAGGGGAGAGCCGCCTCTGGCTCGCCAACAGCCGGGGCAGCCTCTGCCAGCACAGTGAATTCAGCGTCGGCTGCTATACCTCGGCGCTGGTGGAGCGGGATGGCCGCCAGTCGATGCACTCGCAAGGGCAGTATGGCCGCCGCTTCGACGAGCTGGACCCGGCCCCCCTCATCGCGCAGATCCATGGGGTAGCCGACGGCCTGCTGCCGGGAGAAGCGGTGCCAAGCGGTCGCTACAGCGTCCTCTTCAGCACCAACTGCTTCGCCAACCTGTTTGGCTGCTTCCAGGGGGCGCTGTCCGGCAAGTGGGCCCAGCAGGGGATCAACCCCTGGCGGGACAAGGTGGGACAAAGCGTGGCCTCCCGCTGGCTCACCCTGGAGAGCCGGGCCTATATGCCGGGGGGCATGCACATCAAGGCGTTCGATGGCGAAGGGGCAGCCACCTCGGATCTGCTGCTCATTGGCGAGGGGGAGCTCAAGACCCTGCTCCACAACAGCGCCACCGCCCGCCACTTCGGGGTTGCCAGCAACGGCTCGGCCGCTCGCAGCGCCCGCAGCGCTCTCGATGTGACCACCCGCCACCTGGTGTTCGGCACAGGTCCTCACAGCGAGGGCGAGGTGCAGAGCGGCGACTATCTGGAGCTGGTCAAGCTCGACGGCCTGCATTCGGGGGCCGATGCGGTGAGCGGGGACTTCTCGTTTGGCGCGTCAGGGTTCCTCTGCCGCGATGGGGTACGGCTCCAGCCGGTGCGCGGCATCACAGTGGCAGGCAACTTCTACCGCCAGCTCGGGGAGCTGGAGGCGGTCGGCAACGTGCTGCACCACAACGATGGCAAGGGCTTCTATGCGCCGCTTATCCGTTTCGGTGGCTTGAATGTCGCTGGCAAGTGA
- a CDS encoding VOC family protein, translating to MLENTKMDNTLVWADIPTRDLDRAMDFYSALLDVQVTPIQEEEMRFAMLRHDGNNAAACLGPMDKYHQPGGAGPLIYLSLGDRLQEAEQLVPRLGGRVLEPLHSIGSGHGSRVIIEDTEGNWLALYAPPAP from the coding sequence ATGCTGGAGAATACGAAGATGGACAACACCCTGGTCTGGGCCGACATTCCGACACGGGATCTGGATCGCGCCATGGACTTCTACTCGGCCCTGCTCGATGTGCAGGTCACCCCCATACAGGAGGAGGAGATGCGGTTTGCCATGCTGCGCCACGATGGCAACAACGCGGCGGCCTGTCTCGGCCCCATGGACAAATACCACCAGCCCGGTGGCGCCGGTCCCCTCATCTATCTCTCCCTGGGTGACAGGTTGCAGGAAGCCGAGCAGCTGGTTCCCCGGCTCGGCGGGCGGGTGCTCGAACCCCTGCACTCCATCGGCAGCGGCCACGGCTCCCGGGTCATCATAGAGGATACCGAAGGCAACTGGCTGGCCCTCTATGCCCCGCCCGCCCCTTGA
- a CDS encoding L,D-transpeptidase family protein: protein MNPLRIAASALFCTLTLVSQQAAAVEYALPAANSRLIGENQEYVVPADNRPLEQIAADFQLGLTNIMEANPGVDPYLPTPGSKLTIPHQLILPNAPREGIVINVAEMRLYYYPKGKNVVQVLPIGIGQLGVNTPENWITKVERKRANPTWTPTENIRRRYAAQGKTLPAVWPAGPDNPMGLHALYIGNLYAIHGTNATFGIGLRVSSGCVRLRADDIKYLFDNVPVGTRVQFVNQPVKTTVEPDGGRYMEVHEPLSRTEEEFNSTASVPLPMTPATTRFIAHMDSDSNVVKQVLEQRTGMPTRLNPEA, encoded by the coding sequence ATGAATCCCCTTCGCATTGCCGCTTCGGCCCTTTTTTGCACTCTGACCCTGGTCAGCCAGCAGGCCGCCGCCGTTGAATACGCGCTGCCAGCCGCCAACAGCCGTCTGATCGGTGAGAACCAGGAATACGTGGTGCCCGCAGACAACCGTCCGCTGGAGCAGATCGCCGCCGACTTCCAGCTGGGCCTGACCAACATCATGGAAGCGAACCCGGGCGTCGACCCCTATCTGCCAACGCCGGGCAGCAAGCTGACCATTCCGCATCAGCTGATCCTGCCGAATGCGCCGCGCGAGGGGATCGTCATCAACGTGGCGGAGATGCGTCTCTACTACTACCCGAAAGGCAAGAACGTGGTGCAGGTGCTGCCCATCGGCATCGGCCAGTTGGGGGTCAACACCCCGGAGAACTGGATCACCAAGGTGGAGCGCAAGCGCGCCAACCCGACCTGGACCCCGACCGAGAACATCCGTCGCCGCTACGCCGCCCAGGGCAAGACATTGCCCGCGGTCTGGCCGGCCGGTCCGGACAACCCCATGGGCCTGCACGCCCTTTATATCGGCAACCTCTATGCCATCCACGGCACCAACGCCACCTTCGGCATAGGTCTGCGGGTGAGCAGCGGTTGCGTCCGTCTGCGCGCCGATGACATCAAGTACCTGTTCGACAACGTGCCGGTCGGTACCCGCGTCCAGTTCGTCAACCAGCCGGTCAAGACCACGGTCGAGCCGGATGGCGGTCGTTACATGGAAGTGCACGAGCCGCTGTCGCGCACCGAGGAGGAGTTCAACTCCACCGCCTCTGTGCCGCTCCCCATGACCCCGGCCACCACCCGCTTCATCGCCCACATGGACAGCGACTCCAATGTGGTCAAGCAGGTGCTGGAACAGCGTACCGGCATGCCGACTCGCCTCAATCCTGAAGCCTGA
- the yegQ gene encoding tRNA 5-hydroxyuridine modification protein YegQ, whose translation MFRPELLSPAGTLKNMRYAYAYGADAVYAGQPRYSLRVRNNEFDHENLQLGINEAHALGKQFYVVANIQPHNSKLKTFIRDMRPVVDMKPDALIMSDPGLIMMMREAFPDMPIHLSVQANAVNWATVKFWHQMGLTRAILSRELSLDEIEEIRMQVPEMELEVFVHGALCMAYSGRCLLSGYINKRDPNQGTCTNSCRWEYKVHEGKEDDVGQIVHRQEPIAVRPDNTLGLGKPSDALVLLEESNRPGEYMTAFEDEHGTYIMNSKDLRAVEHVERLTRMGVHSLKIEGRTKSFYYCARTAQVYRKAIDDAVAGRPFDPTLMGTLENLAHRGYTEGFLRRHNHSEYQNYDYGYSVSDTQQFVGEITGRQGDMVEVEVKNKFLVGNSLELMTPQGNVSFNLEQMQNRKGELIDTAPGNGHVVYVPVPKEIDVNYGILLRNLGDRQDTRQPHSAA comes from the coding sequence ATGTTCAGACCAGAATTGCTCTCCCCCGCCGGGACCCTCAAGAATATGCGTTACGCCTATGCCTATGGCGCCGACGCAGTCTATGCGGGCCAGCCGCGCTACAGCCTGCGGGTGCGCAACAACGAATTCGATCACGAAAATCTGCAGCTCGGCATCAACGAGGCCCATGCCCTGGGCAAGCAGTTCTATGTGGTGGCCAACATCCAGCCCCACAACTCCAAGCTCAAGACCTTCATCCGCGACATGCGCCCCGTGGTGGACATGAAGCCGGATGCGCTCATCATGTCAGACCCCGGTCTCATTATGATGATGCGCGAAGCCTTCCCGGATATGCCCATTCACCTCTCGGTGCAGGCCAACGCGGTCAACTGGGCCACGGTGAAGTTCTGGCATCAGATGGGCCTGACCCGCGCCATCCTGTCGCGCGAGCTGTCCCTCGACGAGATCGAAGAGATCCGCATGCAGGTGCCCGAGATGGAGCTGGAAGTCTTCGTCCACGGGGCGCTGTGCATGGCCTACTCGGGCCGCTGCCTGCTCTCCGGCTACATCAACAAGCGCGACCCCAACCAGGGCACCTGCACCAACTCCTGCCGCTGGGAGTACAAGGTGCACGAGGGCAAGGAAGATGACGTGGGCCAGATTGTGCACCGTCAGGAGCCCATCGCCGTGCGCCCGGACAACACCCTGGGGCTCGGCAAGCCGAGCGATGCCCTGGTGCTGCTGGAAGAGTCCAACCGCCCAGGCGAATACATGACGGCGTTCGAGGACGAGCACGGCACCTACATCATGAACTCCAAGGACCTGCGCGCCGTCGAGCACGTGGAGCGCCTGACCAGGATGGGGGTGCACTCCCTGAAAATCGAAGGCCGCACCAAGTCCTTCTACTACTGCGCCCGCACCGCCCAAGTCTATCGCAAGGCCATCGACGATGCGGTCGCCGGTCGTCCGTTCGATCCGACCCTGATGGGCACCCTCGAGAACCTGGCCCACCGTGGCTACACCGAGGGCTTCCTGCGCCGCCACAACCACAGCGAGTACCAGAACTACGACTACGGCTACTCCGTCTCCGACACCCAGCAGTTCGTCGGCGAGATCACCGGTCGCCAGGGCGACATGGTGGAAGTGGAAGTGAAGAACAAGTTCCTGGTGGGCAACAGCCTGGAGCTGATGACGCCGCAGGGCAACGTCAGCTTCAACCTGGAGCAGATGCAGAACCGCAAGGGGGAGCTTATCGACACGGCGCCGGGCAACGGCCACGTTGTCTATGTGCCGGTCCCCAAAGAGATCGACGTCAACTACGGCATACTGCTGCGTAACCTGGGCGATCGTCAGGACACCCGCCAGCCACATTCGGCGGCCTGA
- a CDS encoding YfhL family 4Fe-4S dicluster ferredoxin, with the protein MALLITDKCINCDMCDPECPNQAISLGDKIYEIDPDRCTECVGHYEKPTCISVCPIDCIIWDPAHVETEEQLMDKFVLMHRQ; encoded by the coding sequence ATGGCGCTGCTCATCACCGACAAGTGCATCAATTGTGACATGTGCGATCCCGAGTGTCCGAACCAGGCCATCAGCCTGGGGGACAAGATCTACGAGATCGACCCGGATCGCTGCACCGAATGCGTCGGCCACTATGAGAAGCCCACCTGCATCAGCGTCTGCCCTATCGATTGCATCATCTGGGATCCTGCCCATGTGGAGACCGAAGAGCAGCTGATGGACAAGTTTGTGCTGATGCACAGGCAGTAG
- a CDS encoding DUF1090 domain-containing protein, producing the protein MWKIAGIGLLLLAGQAYGSENVGCKARHQAVTEQLSFARAHDNAQQVAGLEQALRNIETHCTDAGLVEEQQEKVAKQKQEVEERLADLQSARVSGKPDKIAKKQAKLEASQAELLEAQRELEALQKLIKP; encoded by the coding sequence ATGTGGAAGATTGCCGGAATAGGATTATTGCTGTTGGCCGGACAGGCCTATGGCAGTGAAAACGTCGGCTGCAAGGCCAGGCATCAGGCGGTGACTGAGCAGTTGAGCTTCGCCCGGGCGCACGATAACGCGCAGCAGGTGGCGGGTCTGGAGCAGGCCCTGCGCAACATCGAGACCCATTGCACCGATGCCGGCCTCGTCGAGGAACAGCAAGAGAAGGTCGCCAAGCAGAAGCAAGAAGTGGAGGAGCGCCTGGCGGATCTGCAGAGCGCCCGGGTCTCGGGCAAGCCGGACAAGATCGCCAAGAAGCAGGCCAAGCTGGAGGCATCCCAGGCCGAGCTGCTGGAGGCCCAACGCGAGCTTGAGGCGCTGCAGAAACTTATCAAGCCCTGA